cttagtTAAGTTTATTAAATTGGATTATTGAACTCCACctatttctctcttttctaCAACATTCTTTGTCATTCATgtctccttttcttttcttttctttttcggGCAGTTTGTTTATTCAAATCTGTTCAATCATCACTTTAAGAGATTTTCGAGATTAAAGTATGCAGACCTTGTTCTCTGTTTGATAAATGGGGTTTCCTTGCTTGAAGAATTTTGCATCTGTAAACCATTGCCTGATTCGGGTACCTCTGgttaaaaattaatcttgtTAAGTCTGGATCTTGTCCCAACAGTGATACATAGATCTTATTGCTGCTATAACATGTTCTAATGTTTGACTATCCAGGTTTCATTTGCTAGCAGAATTTGATGATGGTAAGCGCAGCTGTCGTAAACGCCTTGCTGGCCACAATGAGCGTCGAAGAAAGCCTCAAGTTGGTATTAACTCTGGCCGAACTGGGAAGCTACTTCAGTCATATAACGGTATTGAAAATTCTGTACTGGTTTTGCATTATTTATCTCTCTGTCAGTGTATGTATAGAAACAGAAGATGCTTGGCTTcctattgaacaaaaaaattttctaatgccAGGATGTGGATGTTGTATTTAAGGTGACGTTTTGGACTTCTAGTTTATGTTCCTTGCCCATATTTCTGGGAGATCAATTGTCTATCAATAGCCTGTACCTTCATTCTAATTTCTTCTGGAGACAGTACATGAGGGAAACTCTAAGAATCCCTGCCTTGTTAAATTTGTACCTAGTCCAAAAACATCATGGGAAAGTCTAACAAAATATgcgaaatgttttttttttttttcagagttTCCATCCTTGAATATTATGCTAGACCAGTAACAGTAATATCCCTGTCTCGTTTCTCTTGATATCTACCATATATGAGAGTTACCATATATTGCATCAATTTAGTATAATCAGTTCTGTCCCTAGTGTCAAAGCTATAAGCATTGACGGTGCAATTTACATGTCTTATATCTAGTTTTATGACCATTACAAGTGTTGATGGAATTAAGGAAACTATTATGTGGCTACTGTTTGCGCACTCGCAAGTGGTAACGGATTCAAATTTCGTATACAATGATTTGCTCACATTCCTAGtagaatttgaataattttctaatataaaaaacatgGATCAAATCCCTCAATCCTTGAAAATTCTTTCCCTATGTTTTTCTTAATGTCGATGGTTATGGAAGATATTCAACTCCCTATGTTTTCAGAAACTTTTCCAGTCAAGATATGTTCTTGCAACCGtaaattttacttgttttccTCACTATGCAGCCCATGCAGATAGCAGATTTCAGGGGACTGCACTAACAACATCATCCTTTATTTGTCAAGATATACTTCCCAGTGGAATCTGTCAGGAAAAATATGGAACAAATGATTGGTGCAAACGTATAAAACTTGAAGATGGGACTCATTATAATCCTCTATCATCCATTCCGATTGCAAGTGCAAGTCTGCCGCCTAAATCACTTTTCCCTCACAATTTTGAAAAAGCAGTTCCCTTTTTTCATGGCAATGGAGCTAATACAGTGACAGAAAGCATTTTCAGTTTGAACGGCAGTCGATATCCACATGATCTGGGAGGGCCAAATTCTGGGTCAATTACTTTGTTCCAGGACACCTCATTAGGTAGTGAAGAGTTCAATGTTTATGATTCAGCATCAACCATACAAGGATTATCAGGAATTTCCGATTCTGGTTGCGCTCTCTCTCTTCTGTCATCTAAACCGCAGCACTCTTCAAGCCATTTGTCAGGAGTTCCATTCACTTGTCCTCTAGTCATGCCAGGCAGCAATAACCATTACAATATGACTCAAGTTTCTGAAAAGCTTACAGGGTTCACCTCGCATGCATCAACAAGTGGTGTGTCAAATAAGTTCTCTTCATCTGGATTGAGCTCTGTTGAAGGAAGTAACTTGGGTCTCATACTGATCTCTGACAATAGTGATGCCATCAACTTTGATATCAACCATGGGATCTACCAAGAGCCAGATTGCATGAATGTGAAAGATCGCCTTTCATGTGAAGAGGGGACCACAATTGACTTGCTTCAGTTGTCATCACAACTTCAACGAGTAGAGCATCAAAGGCAATCCATGCAAGTTAAGCCTGAGAATGATGCTTTCTGCTGCCCTTGAGTCACACTCATAAGTTCTGCAAATAAGGTATGTCAACTTTATATTTCCATTACTTTATGCTAGTTTTAACATGACAACCCAAGAAGTTCTcctctaacaaaataaataaacagataatgaatgattttttttcatttgaatgcTTTTTCGTTCTTCTCTAGAAATTAGAGTTTACATGGAGGAAGAGTTTGTTCTTTTTTACTATTTCATCAATCTCAGTATCACCGATCAAAAATCTGTAAATATTAGACTTAAAGTAGATCTCCTATAAACTTTAATggcaagaaaaaaatataaacatgagTTTCTCATGACTTGAAATGGTGACGTCTGGTTCATATCTTCAGAGAATGGTTTGCAAATTTTTCTATCTGGTAGCCATAGGCCTCCTACTTTCTGTATACATATGGTTGCTTGGTTACAAGAGTTCCAAGATTTGGACCGTATCTTCTCTGGTGAGTCCACACTAATAGGAGTAATATACCTCCATTTTCTTGTACATTCTCCCtgatttttccattttaaacAATTGTTGGTTGCCTAGATAATATCAGCATCAACAGCTTGCCGTCTTGACTGTCATGCATAATTTGAGTGACACGGAGCTTCATCAGGAACAAAATGCTCCGCTTGATTCAAATTAGTCACATATCCATTATAGTAGTCTAAACATGTGACATTGTGTTACATGAACCGATTTTTGTCTTAccaattaaatgattttacttgTACTGATGCAGGAGCCAGCCCCAAGTATGTAGCAGTTGGGATTTCAGAAGACATCTAACACATTTAAAGCAAGATAAACAGAAACTTTGGATTCTAAATGTCTTCATGCCTCGGTGATAACTAACAACTTAAATTCTATCTGGTAATGTTGATGTAATCAGGAGGTCATTCCTTTACTTACGAATGAATAACTATGGACACTGAAAGGTCACACTTTGTTTCTAAGTTTTCATTGAAAGTTCATGAAGAGAATACTCATCTTCACTTGTCATTAGTCCCTAATCTCCTCAGTTTTTTCCCTTATCCGTAATGTAATCAAACAAATTCATCAAGAATTTGAGTATCAAAAATCATCTAAAACTTTGCTATTGTTACAGCTGAAACTCCAATTCATATACTTCTATAGTTACTGTATCCTGGTGGATGAACTGTAGATTAAATGATCAAATGGGTGTTTTTTATCCTAACCAAAACTTGACGTGGTGAAAACATACACTCAGTTATATATTCAACCACCAATTCATTTCCCATGCAATTCAAGCACAAATCTTAGATGGCCCCATATTTCCATTGCATAATTATGAGAGGCATGCGTAACCGAATATTGGGTTATTATTCAAACCCGTGAAGAGATAACATGTgcccataatttttttaaaacattaaccCCCATAAGAGCATCATTTTAATACCTTTTCATGGGGTAAATGATTGTCTCATAGGGTGAATAATAATTTAGGATTAGAACTTTTCAATGCCCAAAcaagataattttgtttaagaaaatattacacAGTGCATTCTTAAAAACGTCAGGTCGTTGTAGTATAGTGGTAAGTATTTCCGCCTGTCACGCGGACGACCCGGGTTCGATCCCCGGCAACGGCGTTATTTTTCAAACAAGTACTGTAAACGACGACGTTTCAATTAACTTCTAAATTATTtcagtaacttttttttttttcctttgagaGTTTTCAAGCAGATTCAAGGGGGAACAATAGCAACGACAACGTTTTGGGAGTGATTATCCCACGTGCGACCGAATTGGATTTGACATCCATCCTTTTGTgcaatgaaaataacaaaaataagttAAACCCTTTTCTACAAAGAATTGCGTTTACAAaagcataatttaaatatttattaatttcaggTTGCTTTTGTTCCTaagtttatgaaaataattcttttcttaGAAAGTTGTGGCTCATGCTTGAAAaagcaataatatatatatatgtgtgtgtgtgtgtgtgtgtaggattatattattgaatattattttatttttaatttaaaatcatcgaatcatataataatatatatcaaatatatacctatttatatatatattttttttattttccatgaaaatatattataagttaaTGGAAAAGAAATGAACAACATAAAACTTCCTTAAtccaatttataataaatagtaagatttcaatttcattattttttaatttatacaaatatcaatcaatttGTTTGcagtattaattattttatttgtaatattaacttttttattaatctttatctatagtattttaattattcttattgtgaaaatcaataataatagaAACATTATGTCCATAGGTATACATTCCTATGTCATTAAATCATGTTTgtataaggccaaatgactatttcccacccaaggtttagcgtattctcaaatgtcccccctttaactatggaaacaccaaacacccacccatggtcggtgtttggtgtttccatagttaaagggaggACATTTGAGAatacgctaaaccttgggtgggaaatagtcatttggcctttgtATAATATCAGTTTGAGTTTTAGAGAAGAGATTCTAGCCCGATCCAAATTAGGGGCCGTTTGGTtccaattttttaagattacattgacaatctatcttttattctcttgtttgatttgtcagtaataaaatgttacagtaatcttctattaccaatgctaacgtgacaggtaatatatgtagtaatctgattactatcttcatcttaggtatttaaagattaccaaggtaatcttgattttattatcattatattattatttattaattttttgaaacaaaaataaatttatttttaattaatatgataaataatataaaaatatttaaaaataattatattcaatgacatttaagtaaaataatttactagtaatcttttattacctttaaccaaacacaataattatatatatctatcaaattttatcaaatataataatcatttatactcagtaatcttctaagtaatctatcttcaaggtaatatttctattttgataataaaatattacccaaatcaaatacTTCCTTAGAGTCATATCGAAATCTCTCAACCTTAACttaatttgaacaatatttggaTTGACTTAACGCAactttaatttataagaaattgtCTGTTATTGCTAATCTTTTGGGTGTTTTTAATGTTTCAGTTTATTTCctaaattatcttaatatacTAATTAACAAAACATACAATACAACAATTTACCTTCTTTATACTCTAAGACcctgtaaaatattttaataatcttagtGATAGAACATTAGTCTCAGTGCCAATAacgatataaaattttaaaatgaaaataaaaaataattggataCACATAATTAGATGGAGATACAACTACATATAATACGTAATGATTTGCAATATATTGCAAACAATTTTCCTCCTAATTTGTCATCTCTAGTTAGTTTCATGATAGTGAAGATTGTCAATACATGAAATCTTGGGTTGAAGATGTTGTTCGATAGTTTAGATCAAGGTTGTGGAGATGTTTTATCAGTTGCAATTGTCTTTCCTTGAAGTAATCAAATTGATTGTTTAATTCTACCAAAGCACAAGATGTCGTTGACAGATGTCTTGTATAATCAATTATCGGGTAAAACAACAAGTTAACAATCATTGATTTCAAAAATGTAAAGACACAAAGTTTAGCAATTCCAACTTTAGGTTGGAAAATTAAGTTTCAAATCAATCAACTTAACTGTAACATTTGTGAGTTTCGCATATAAAATGTTGTAAAAACTGATGGTATTCTTAAAGTGGTTGGAACTAATGCATAATCAATAGTAAGGTCATCGGTATTTTTAGAGTTGCTCAAGCTTGTTGACTCTATATATTGCTTTCATGAAGACACTTTGCTATTGCTTCCCATTGTTAATACTAGTCTTTtaacatttctttaatttaCTTCTAACATATTCTATTATAGTAGCATTTCTTCAAACATTCGAGATATTTCAGATTGATTTTATGTCTATTTGAACACGACATAATTTAGTTTCATGTCACATTCTACTATCAAAGtagattttgtttataaaattcaatcctaatttgatttttttcttgtcATATCATACTAGGTTAAAAGATTGTATGGAAAATTGCTAACTCTAGTAGGTTTTAGAATGAAACATTCATACCCTCATAATTGATTGATGTTTGTGGAATCTaactatttaatattttgatttagatATTAGCTTCCTTTTAGTGCcagagacaaaaataaaataagagtatattAATCATTTATCTAGATTTTATGTCTGAATAAGAAAGGCAACGAGGAGGGGCAAGACTGAATACTCTATTCTCTGTCCTTGTTTCTATTTCTACAAGGGATATCAATTTTCATCCCTACTATGGAGATAATAATGATTCTTCATTCATTTTCCGTAGAGAAAATTTCTCTTCTCATCTTTCTATCTATAGGgaaaaatcttctcttcatCCTCGTACCtgtgagaaaatttttttttcttatactctctaaacacaaaataaacatattaaataaaaaaatcaactaaaattaaaaccaacccactatttcaaatatcaaaaataatatatgttaatcattttaatgtgcacagcaaaaacataaataaatttgaaaaatataaataatctaaaactataaagataagttagtattctaaataaaaaaattaatacaaaggGATGAGTATAAGGACGGTAGTGGAAATGGGGGTCAGGCAGGGATGAGGACAACGATGAGAATAGGGGCAAGGACACATGTGTCCCATCCCTGGCCTATCTTTGAttgcaaaaatatattttgtctaTGTCTCTTTTCCCATTTTGGGAAATCTTCTCCCCATTAAGGTTATGAACCCtaaatttagattgaaattatcaattttatgtcTCAATTAACTTTTTACAAAGTATTTGCTAATTAGGAGGATGTAAGTGTTCTATTCTAAAAATGGTAGATATCATATTTTTAGCTCAAACTTCGAGAGTGTCCACATTATGGCGCCATTGATTTTACCTAATTTTAAAACaccttttatcatttttaaaatacttaaacTGTAAATTAATAATCTCctgatataatattaaaattattggattaggtccgggatattaattaaaataggcagtcgTTTTCCCGCTTAAACGTTTTTCGGTAGCAATTCATATGTTTTACCTATTtaagcaaattgaatttttcattccaaaaataccctcatttaatttctcaacgttTACTGTAGTATTTCGTCGATTAATTACTTACGTTTAACTATACGCataaagattaatttatttgtaatgaataaaatctacagattgaaaatgttaatctatgaataaaattgaaaaacacattgaaaatctatagattgaataaaatttatgaataaatctacaaattttataaaatttattttataaaatctataaatttataaaataattaaatttaaaattgattgatatatatgaaaaataattgatatatcgAAAATGTTACGTTTTTttcaaaacggtgcgttttctcaaaaggggtgcaggaaagtgttaaggggtgtaagaagagaatgaaaatacaaacgagtgtgtgaaaatacaaataggcgcgtgaaaatacaaataggtgcataaaaatacaaaataagtgcgtaaaaatataaacaggtacgtaaaaatgtgaaagggtgtgtaaaaatacaaacgggtgcgggAATTGACTAAAGGGtacgggtgcgtgaaagggtgcgggaatttgtGTAGGTGCATGAAAAGATGCGGGAATTTACTAAAGGGTGTGGGTGCGTGAAGGGTGCGAAAAATGTgtaaagggtgcgggaaattgCGAGGTGCGGGGGatctcccgcacccctttacaatatatattaattattatatattataaatataatatgtttatattataaatatattatattttatattatattattataaatatattataaatatatttattaatataatataaatataataatatattatattatataatataatatatattaatataatatatttataatataatatatattataattctcttgtaccctttttataatttccccgtatcccttttgttttttctgcaccccttttgttttttatccactcgtttatattttcacgcaccccttcatattttcacacactcgtctgtattttcacacacctcttcacaatttcacatactcgtttgtatttttacgcacccgttttgtattttcacgcaccccttcacaatttcaagcacctgtttgtatttttacgcacccattttatattttcacgcatccatttgtattttcactccccccttcacaatttcacgtacccgtttgtatttttacgcactcgttttgtattttcactcaCCCCTTCACATtgtcacgcacccgtttgtatttttacacacccgttttgtgtttattattttcacgcaccccttttcTGAAAGGTGCaggaattataaaaggggtgcatgaaaataataaacacaaaacgggtgtgtaaaaatataaatgagtgcGTGACaatgtgaaggggtgtgtgaaaatacagatgggtgcgtgaaaatgtgaaggggtgcgtgaaaatataaacaagtgcGTGAAAAACAAAAGGGGTGcgagaaaaacaaaaagggtgtgggaaaaacaaaaagggtgcgggaaaattataaaaaaggtaCAGGAGAATtataatatctattatattataaatatattatattaatatatattatattatatattattatatttatattatattaataaatatatttataataatatataatataatatatttataatatataataattaatatatattgtaaagaGGTGCGGGAGAAGCCCTTTTTATAatcccgcacccctttataaattataaaggggtgcgggagatCCCTGCACCCCGCAATTTCTCACACCGTTTACACATTTTTTGCACCCTTCATGCACCCACACCCTTTAATAAATTCTCACATCTTTTCATGCACCTGCACCAATTCtcacaccctttcacgcacccgtaTCTTTTAgtcaattcccgcaccctttcacattttcacgcatctgtttgtatttttacgcaccccttcacatttttacgtacccgtttgtattttcacgcaccctttcacattttcacacacccgtttgtatttttacgcacttgttttgtattttcatgtacctatttgtattttcacgcactcatttgtattttcacacactcgtttgtatttttattccCTTCCCGCACCTCTTAACACTTGCCTGCAccccttttgagaaaacgcaccgttttgaaAAAAACGTATCGTTTTcgatatatcaattatttttcatatatatcaatcaattttaaatttaattattttataaatttatagattttataaaataaattttataaaatttgtagattttataaaataaattttataaaatttgtagattttattcataaattttattcaatctatagatttcaatgtgtttttcaattttattcatagattaacatttttaatctatagattttattcattacagataaattaatcttaatgcgTATAGTTAAACGTAAGTAATTAATCGGCGAAATACTACGGTAaacgttgagaaattaaataagggtatttttagaatgaaaaatttaatttgcttaaaaaggtaaaacatatGAATTGCTGCCGAAAAACGTTTAAGCGGAAAAGCagctgcctattttaattaatatcccggtCCTAAATTGACCGaccataaaaatataatatgccCTTGTTTGCTACAAAATAGAACAAGATCTATTTTATATCACATTTAAGATATTCCTTACTTTAGACCGAAGAAGTAAATATCATTTGATCATTATCAAACCAACTGCAATCTTTCCCTGTCCTAGaaatttcttttacttttacAACATTTCATAGATGTAGaagagaaaaaactaaaaattaattatgttgcCGGCTCCAATGCTTTGTCTGCGTTAAACTAGTTGTAGTATGGAACTTGTTATACTACATGGGTGTTGAGTTGGTGGAATCAGTTGGCTGCAAAGCCGTGTTTTTTAATTCAACATGATTTCAAGAAGACGACAACCCAGATCCCCTTaaattctttataatttatataaaaaaaattcataatttaatctGCATATACATACCGTACATTGCTCCATTGTTCTATTACGTCTTGACCTGCGTTTTTAATGTTAAACAAGTATGCTTGGCTGCACGCTTTCTCTGCCAGTACAGCCCAAACTAGCTCTCTGAATCATCTAAACCTATCAGGGTGAGGCTTTTACAGCATTATCCATTGTAGATATAcagttaattataatattatttttggatattttttacccaaaatacATTTTGACAAAACTCAGCCAATTTAATCAGTCATGTAAGATGTGAGATACGTATTCAagcataatattttttctctgcTTTATTGATACGAAATTTGTATAAACGGGCCACAATTGTCCTAGGGATATAACATATTAGATGCTTCGCTGGAATTGGTTTGTCCATAAATGGGATTGATAGAAACAGGTTTCCGGGTTGGCAGCACATGGGACATTCACATGAAAACAAACGCAACAAGCTGAGGTTATCGACAAAGCCAGCAACTATTTCTGATGCATTGTAAATGCAACCATAAGTTGCGGAGATAACAACACATGTACGCATCTttcaaaaaattgagttttaggAAGAATCTTATAAACTGCACAACTGCCTTAAATTTTAGTGGGTTTGACAGTACCAGTATATATCTGCATTATTGTCGTCTGATTTTGCTGCATACTTCAGTCTTCAGAGTGAACTAATGGAGGCTTTCCCTTTCATATATTTTCagtgttttttaatatttcgaAATGTTAACCTCAAGATATTTGAGTCATCAGAGACACAGAGTTAACTAACTTTGCGGCGAAgatttccaaaataaaaatctcaaatcaaCGACTAATAATCAAGTCTATCTCATACAGAATACATCATTTTGTTATTGTTCTAAACTCAATAGCACTATGATAAACAAATTCCCCTCCAACCTGCAAAATAAGTAGTCCAAGCCTGGGAGAAAAAGCTTGGTCTCAATGGGAATGTGGATGAAACAGTAAACATGAATGAGGTAATCTATTATGATGCACCATTGGTTGCAATGGAAATGCCGATAAGAAACAAGTCTAGGACCAACAAATGAGATAGTAAACATTGATGAGGTAATCTACTTTGAAGCACCATTGGGTAACTGGGCACCTTTTCCACCAGATGGGTTCAGCTCATCCCAAGCCTCAACCCATGTCACCATGGCGTCAGCCAACTTGATAAAGTACTCATCAACCTTGCCAAGTTTTGCCTTGACTTGCTTGGACAGTTCAATGTAGCACTTCTGAACAGTCGTGCATTCCTTGGGAAGGGTGGTAGTTTGGAAAAATGGGATGATCTCTTCTTGCCAATAGATTCCTTTATATTCCTTCTTCAGATTCACGAATGGGTTGCTAGCCTTGCTGTGCCAGATGTAAGGCAAACCAGTCTTCACCCCAAGTCCTAGGTGGTCACAGATGACCTACACAACAATGAAAAACAATGGTTACAGATAAATTTCAACAAACAAGGCCACTTATCATTACACCTATAGCAggaataaaaaacacaaaaattgaGTGACAAGAACAATGTGAAGGATACCTTGGTGCACCAGCCGGCCCACATATCATCGTAGCGTCCAATTGGCTGACCATCGCCCATGAGACCAAAGTACATTGCAGGGCCAATCAATTCACGGTTGAATCCTAAATTCATACCACACATGGGGAAGAGAGTTCCCTTTGGAATGGTAATAATTGCATCAACATacctattaaatattaaaatagagATTAGAAACCTCAAATTAAGTATATGCCTAAAATGGAACAGAGAAGCACCAAAGATCTTTCCACCTAGTGTTCCTCTCAAGAGGCTTGACAAGCTGGGTAGGAGCATCATAATCAGGGATGTTAAGCCAGAGGCCATGAGAAACAGCAGTGGGGACACCCTCGCGGAGACTGAATGGATACCCACGGACAAAATCTGCACCCTCTCGGTATGGATCATACAGAGTATTGAAGAAAAATGGGGTGGATGGAGTCAGAAGGTTCTTTATGTGCTGCTCCAGCGCATTGATGTCCTTGCCTGATGGGTCTTTAGCAACCTGCAACACAACAAAGACTGAAAATTTCAGATCCATAAATAATGATCCGCCAACCAAGCCATGTCATTTAAAACTCTGAACAAGGTTATATCAAGAATTTAAATAAGTCCGAAACTGATACATTCAAAGTATGAATGCAAAAACAAACTGCTAGATCACAGGAAAAGTTCAAATGAAGCTAATGATCAATGAAATGTGAAATCGATCCCAAatgctaaaattttcaataatgagGAGGATGTCACCACAAGGATTCCTCGGGTTTACCATCCAACAAATACGGGCGGGTCCggttataaaaaaaaggttaaatttaGTTGACTGCCAAGACTCAAATCAGATCTGTTTCAAACTAACAATAGATTACAGAAACAGCAGCCTGTACAATAACTGACACTATCAAAACCAGCCAGTTGACAAGATCCaaactttaagaaaaaaaataaaaccaagatCCAAACTTCATACCCGAAATCAAAACACCCCAGAtccaaaaactaaaaca
Above is a genomic segment from Mangifera indica cultivar Alphonso chromosome 3, CATAS_Mindica_2.1, whole genome shotgun sequence containing:
- the LOC123212402 gene encoding probable UDP-arabinopyranose mutase 2; this translates as MATPVSPIPLLKDELDIVIPTIRSLDFLEQWRPFFQPYHLIIVQDGDPSKTIKVPEGFDYELYNRNDINKILGPKASCISFKDSACRCFGFMVSKKKYIFTIDDDCFVAKDPSGKDINALEQHIKNLLTPSTPFFFNTLYDPYREGADFVRGYPFSLREGVPTAVSHGLWLNIPDYDAPTQLVKPLERNTRYVDAIITIPKGTLFPMCGMNLGFNRELIGPAMYFGLMGDGQPIGRYDDMWAGWCTKVICDHLGLGVKTGLPYIWHSKASNPFVNLKKEYKGIYWQEEIIPFFQTTTLPKECTTVQKCYIELSKQVKAKLGKVDEYFIKLADAMVTWVEAWDELNPSGGKGAQLPNGASK
- the LOC123210000 gene encoding squamosa promoter-binding-like protein 6; its protein translation is MESWSHVSGVKGCIENAAISLSDSSARSKNILMGWELKTPSSFGNNMFVSGQQQPIENQAFGEFGIQELVGKRVPSSSIRDVLSSKESSGRMMSPFMPTSSSFLVEDESTSKLSNSVVDSNSSRDSSLFDLKLGRLVDQRDAHNAKISRGAPFLSTSESSTPPKRVRLAGITSHTVFCQVYGCNKDLSSSKDYHKRHKVCEVHSKTAKVIVNGLEQRFCQQCSRFHLLAEFDDGKRSCRKRLAGHNERRRKPQVGINSGRTGKLLQSYNAHADSRFQGTALTTSSFICQDILPSGICQEKYGTNDWCKRIKLEDGTHYNPLSSIPIASASLPPKSLFPHNFEKAVPFFHGNGANTVTESIFSLNGSRYPHDLGGPNSGSITLFQDTSLGSEEFNVYDSASTIQGLSGISDSGCALSLLSSKPQHSSSHLSGVPFTCPLVMPGSNNHYNMTQVSEKLTGFTSHASTSGVSNKFSSSGLSSVEGSNLGLILISDNSDAINFDINHGIYQEPDCMNVKDRLSCEEGTTIDLLQLSSQLQRVEHQRQSMQVKPENDAFCCP